The DNA window TACCAGACCGATACGATGCCTGCCTTCTACAGTCCCTCTAGCGATTGCCCCGTGGACGTACGCTGCGACGCCCCATCGGATATCGCCACCCTCATCCGGAACCGCGATCGTTTCGGTCTCGATGCCGCCCTCCTCATCACAGTCCCTCCGCCGAAAGACGCCGCCATTCCACGCCCCCTTCTTGAACCGGTCCTCGAACGTGCCGTTGCCGATGCCGCCGACCGTGACCTCCGAGCGGAAGCAGTCACCCCCTTCCTGCTGGAGCGCCTGCGCCAGATCAAAGGGGAGCGCATTGTGGAAACCAATCGCGCGCTGCTGCACCGAAACACCAGACTCGCAACCCAGGTGGCCCACATTCTCGCCTGAGCCTCACACTTCTGCCTTCACCTCTTCGAGCCGCGCCTTCACCTCTCGGTCCACCTCTTCTACCTCCATCGGGATGTCGTCCGAGATGGGAACCATATCGAGAATGAGCCGCGCGCTTCGGCTGTACGTAAAGTAGTTGTAGGCCCAGTTCACAAATGCACTGAGCCGATTTCGGAAGCCTACGAGCTTCGCGATGTGGATTACAACCCAGATCAACCACGCAAACACTCCCTTGAACGTAATTCCGCCCGCAAACTCAGCGACCGCAGCGTTTCGCCCAATCGTCGCCATTTGGCCGTAGTCACGGTACGAAAAGGCCTCCGTCTCCGCCCCATCGAGCCGACGTCGAATCTGCGATGCAGCATGACGCCCACTCTGAAGCGCCACCTGGGCCAACTGCGGCTCGAACCCATCGGCTCCCTCAATGGCCGCCATGTCGCCAATCGCATAGACCGAGGGGCATCCCGGCACGCTCAGATCCGGCTCAACGACCACCCGACCGTCGCGGGCCTGCTCGGTGTTGAGCATGTCGGCCACCGGACTTGCCTTGACCCCTGCCGCCCAGATGAGCGTCTGGGAGGGAATCGTGGAGCCGTCGTTGAGATGAACCGCCTCCGCGTCCACTTGCTCAACCGCCGTATTCGTGAGCACCTCCACGCCCCGCTCCTCCAACACACGCTGCGTGTACGTCTGCAACGACTGCTGGTATGGCGGGAGCAGGCCATCCTGCATCTCCAGTAATATACAGCGCGCCTGCTCCCGAATGTCGAAATCGGCAAAGTCGTCATTGAGCGTATCGAACAGCTCAACGAGCGCCCCCGCCATCTCGACTCCCGTGGGGCCGCCGCCCACGACAACAAAGGTGAGTGCCCCAGACTGCCCCTCTCCGCCCCGGCGATCATAGCGCTCAAACTGGCGGAGAATGTGATTGCGCAGGTTGACGGCGTCGGGCACGTTCTTGAGCGGGTACCCATGCTCGCGCACACCCGGAATGCCGAAGTCATTGCTTACCGCCCCGGCCGCAAGAATCAGAAAATCGTACCCGAGCGGATCGCCCCCCTTCAAGTGCACCCGCCGAGCGTTCGTGTCGATCCCGACGACGGTACCGAGTCGAAAGTGCACGGTGTCGTTTCCCTGAAAAATGTTGCGCACATTGTGCGCGATGTCGTCCGGCTCCAACCCTGCCATTGCCACTTCGTAAAGGAGCGGCTGAAACTTGTGGTAGTTATTTCGATCGACCAGTGTAACGCGAACGGGGGCGTCACGGAGCGCTTTCGCCGCTTCAAGCCCACCAAACCCCGCCCCAACAATGACGACGTGCGGACGCGTCGCAGAGGACGCAGGAGTATCAACCGGCATAGAAGTACCGTCTTTTTATGAGGAGACCAAACGTAGAGATGATAACCTGATGGACTGGTCTGAACGCCTCTCCCCCGCAAAGTATTCCTGCAAACAGGAAACGATTCAGGTTTATTACGGTCCACCAGATGGATTCCAGGCGACCCTGAGTGGAAATCTGTTCAGGATGCGGACATAGAGGGGCACCGTCTCGTGTCCCTGCCTCTCCAGCTCGGTGTAGAGATGTCGACGGGACGACCCGAGCCCCTTCCGCCGTCACCTCCCGAACGGCTTGTGCCCAGGCCGAAACCTGTCCCTATCCACTGAACGTGTCGGCAGTTGAGATCTTCCTCCGGGGGCCCCAACGCCCCCTCCTCGACTCGCTGTGACAGAACTGCGCTGGCAACAGACGGGCACCTACCACGTCATCAGCGAGTCGCGATAGGCCGCGGCCTGCTCCGACTGCCCCAGCGCCGTATACACTTGCGCGAGTTCACGAAGGGCCCGCTGGCTAAGCGGCGCTCGGAGCCCCACCTGCTCCCGACGAAGCCGGTAGCCTCGATCAAGCAGCGATTCTGCTCGGCGCCACTCCCCACGCTTAGCGTACAGCTCCCCCTTCCCTACATACGTAATAGCCTTCATTCGCGTAAGGTTCACCGTTGTGGAGTCCGACGGGGTTTGCCGCAGCGCCCGGGTGCCCGCTTGCAACATCCGCTGAGCCTCCTCGAGCCGCCCCCGCTCGACGAGACACAAGGCGTATCGGACACGCGTGTTATGTGTCCAGATATGATCCGGGCCGTGTGCATCAGCCCGGTAGTGAACCGCCTTTCGCAAAAGCGGTTGTGCCTCCGCCGACTGTCCCATATTGTCCAGGAGATGTCCCATCCG is part of the Salinibacter sp. 10B genome and encodes:
- a CDS encoding NAD(P)/FAD-dependent oxidoreductase, with translation MPVDTPASSATRPHVVIVGAGFGGLEAAKALRDAPVRVTLVDRNNYHKFQPLLYEVAMAGLEPDDIAHNVRNIFQGNDTVHFRLGTVVGIDTNARRVHLKGGDPLGYDFLILAAGAVSNDFGIPGVREHGYPLKNVPDAVNLRNHILRQFERYDRRGGEGQSGALTFVVVGGGPTGVEMAGALVELFDTLNDDFADFDIREQARCILLEMQDGLLPPYQQSLQTYTQRVLEERGVEVLTNTAVEQVDAEAVHLNDGSTIPSQTLIWAAGVKASPVADMLNTEQARDGRVVVEPDLSVPGCPSVYAIGDMAAIEGADGFEPQLAQVALQSGRHAASQIRRRLDGAETEAFSYRDYGQMATIGRNAAVAEFAGGITFKGVFAWLIWVVIHIAKLVGFRNRLSAFVNWAYNYFTYSRSARLILDMVPISDDIPMEVEEVDREVKARLEEVKAEV